Proteins co-encoded in one Xanthomonas campestris pv. badrii genomic window:
- a CDS encoding TetR/AcrR family transcriptional regulator, translating into MMTSRPDAALRRRQILDAADEVFSEHGVNAPLELVVERAGLGRATLYRNFPDRVALMTALMARGLDGLERLAADLADRPDGLAVLLHDVAEHIAQSAPLVDFWRSIERAHPAVEAADRRVVAIFLPFVHRARDAGLCRADVDDEQLLLVIDMLGSCLRGSDESERKRLAHRSADLLMHALGMQVPEGGTR; encoded by the coding sequence ATGATGACCTCCCGCCCTGATGCCGCGCTGCGCCGCCGGCAGATTCTCGATGCTGCCGACGAAGTGTTCAGCGAACACGGCGTCAATGCCCCATTGGAACTGGTGGTGGAGCGTGCCGGCCTGGGCCGCGCCACCTTGTACCGGAACTTCCCGGACCGGGTGGCGTTGATGACCGCGCTGATGGCGCGCGGGCTGGACGGCCTGGAGCGGCTGGCGGCCGACCTGGCCGACCGCCCGGACGGGCTGGCCGTGCTGCTGCACGACGTGGCCGAGCACATCGCCCAGTCGGCGCCGCTGGTTGACTTCTGGCGCTCGATCGAACGCGCGCACCCGGCGGTGGAAGCCGCCGACCGGCGCGTGGTGGCGATCTTCCTGCCGTTCGTGCACCGCGCCCGCGACGCCGGCCTGTGCCGGGCCGACGTCGACGACGAACAACTGCTGCTGGTGATCGACATGCTCGGCAGTTGCCTGCGCGGCAGCGATGAGTCCGAACGCAAGCGTCTTGCCCATCGCTCGGCCGATCTGCTGATGCATGCGCTGGGCATGCAGGTGCCCGAAGGCGGCACGCGATGA
- a CDS encoding histidine-type phosphatase produces MGVALRPLPRRDRNAQPANRVAAPQFRAPATFATSALCMLMLAVALLGGCAAPARSASRTPLEAHTHAGAGAAPLPAARAAQLERVVVVFRHGVRAPLQGEAAAAHYADQAWPQWSTPASLLTPRGRKGVRLSGQYLRQWLVQQALLPNSGCPATGSVSVWANTDQRTIDSGALLADALAPGCGIVAGHREPDSNDPLFRPIEAGAVPFDAATAVASIQQQTGGPDALLQGHAAELHAMQQILGCTRTPCDFARMRSTLASSANGRGLALSGPIDLTSGTGEVLLLQYADGLPLSQVGWGRATPERLAQVSRLHALLFDIYARPHYMAQRSGAPLARQVMQRFGDAQAPKVSLFVGSDTHIAALSGLLGVHFHLPGYGADDPPPGGALVLGLWRESDGRQVVRARYLAQSLDQLRMLSPLDLAHPPLQQELSLGLCAQEQRMACPLVDFATALERQLQLER; encoded by the coding sequence ATGGGGGTCGCGTTGCGCCCGCTGCCCCGCAGGGACCGCAACGCGCAGCCCGCGAACAGGGTAGCGGCGCCGCAGTTCCGCGCGCCTGCGACGTTCGCCACCAGCGCGCTGTGCATGCTGATGTTGGCGGTCGCGTTGTTGGGTGGTTGCGCAGCACCGGCACGGAGTGCATCGCGCACGCCGTTGGAGGCGCATACGCATGCCGGCGCTGGTGCCGCACCGTTGCCCGCTGCACGGGCAGCGCAGCTGGAGCGGGTAGTGGTGGTCTTCCGGCATGGCGTGCGCGCACCGCTGCAAGGGGAGGCCGCCGCCGCGCACTATGCCGACCAAGCCTGGCCGCAATGGTCCACGCCCGCCAGCCTGCTCACCCCGCGCGGTCGCAAGGGCGTGCGCTTGAGCGGGCAGTACCTGCGCCAGTGGTTGGTGCAGCAGGCCTTGCTGCCGAACAGCGGTTGCCCGGCGACCGGCAGCGTGTCGGTGTGGGCCAATACCGACCAACGCACCATCGATAGCGGCGCGCTGTTGGCCGATGCGCTGGCGCCAGGCTGCGGCATCGTTGCCGGACACCGTGAGCCAGACAGTAACGATCCGCTGTTCCGGCCGATCGAAGCCGGCGCTGTGCCGTTCGATGCGGCCACAGCGGTCGCATCGATCCAGCAGCAGACCGGTGGCCCCGACGCGCTATTGCAAGGCCATGCCGCCGAGCTGCATGCCATGCAGCAGATCCTGGGTTGCACCCGGACGCCGTGCGACTTTGCGCGAATGAGGTCCACGCTGGCGTCGTCGGCCAACGGGCGTGGCCTGGCCTTGAGCGGGCCGATCGATCTGACCTCCGGCACCGGCGAAGTGTTGCTATTGCAGTACGCCGATGGCTTGCCGCTGTCGCAGGTCGGCTGGGGTCGCGCCACACCGGAGCGCCTGGCGCAGGTCTCGCGCCTGCACGCGCTGCTGTTCGATATCTACGCACGGCCGCACTACATGGCGCAGCGCTCGGGCGCACCGCTGGCGCGCCAGGTCATGCAGCGCTTCGGCGATGCGCAGGCGCCGAAGGTCTCGTTGTTTGTCGGCAGCGATACGCACATCGCTGCATTGAGCGGGCTGCTGGGCGTGCATTTCCACCTGCCCGGCTACGGTGCCGATGACCCGCCACCGGGTGGTGCATTGGTGCTCGGCCTGTGGCGGGAGAGCGACGGCCGCCAGGTCGTGCGTGCCCGCTACCTGGCGCAATCGCTGGATCAACTGCGGATGTTGTCACCGCTGGATCTGGCTCATCCGCCGCTGCAGCAGGAACTGTCGCTGGGGTTGTGTGCGCAGGAGCAACGCATGGCCTGCCCATTGGTGGATTTTGCTACGGCGCTCGAACGGCAGTTGCAGCTCGAGCGGTAG
- the ppc gene encoding phosphoenolpyruvate carboxylase, translating into MNEYRSSLVFATPDLPLRDDVRRLGALVGDLLAEQVSAEFLDEIERVRTTAISRRESDAPPSTLSEQLTGRAPRDAEALVRAFSTYFQVVNIAERVHRIRRRRDYQRSGTDTPQPDGLHDALRRLKAQGVTLDELSHWLPRIDVEPVFTAHPTEAVRRALLEKEQLMVASLVDNLDGMRTPNERASDAARFRMALTASWQTADSSPVRPTVDDEREHVGFYLTQVLYRVIPVMYETLEHAIEETYGSVPPLPRLLRFGTWVGGDMDGNPNVDAATIAGTLDAQRRAVLDRYQKELWQLASLLSQSTTLVQVSPELTAQLERYRALLPEAAARSRPRHGDMPYRLLNDLMRARLQATLDDADGAYAAPSELEHDLQLILDSLQANKGLHAGWFAVRRLLWRVRSFGFHLARLDVRQESSVHARAVADALGQGDWDGQDATQRAAVLGPYAAGEQALPRVDDDGNTRLDAVFAALADARTRHGADALGSYIISMAHNRADVLTVLALARRGGLVDDAGAVPLDIVPLFETVDDLRGGTGTVQDLLADPVYRQHLAARGDTQMVMLGYSDSGKDGGIAASRWGLQRAQVELLEAAADLGVRLTFFHGRGGSIARGGGKTSRALDAAPRGSVDGRLRVTEQGEVIHRKYGIRALALRSLEQMTGAVLLSSLRPRAPEPREDRWRPVMDLVAERSTVAYRAFVGAPDFMQYFRLATPIDVIERMTLGSRPSRRLGQDAALSNLRAIPWVFAWSQARAVIPGWYGVGSGLQAAVDAGHEDSLREMAQDWPFFRTFLDDIAMVLSKGDLNIAELFSRLSGDLHTRFFPQIRDELALTKGWVKALLQQQSLLQHDPRLALSIRLRNPYIDPISVLQVDLLQRWRATDGEDEELLRALVACVNGVSQGVQNTG; encoded by the coding sequence ATGAACGAGTACCGCAGCAGTCTTGTGTTCGCTACCCCCGATCTTCCCTTGCGCGACGATGTGCGTCGGCTCGGCGCACTGGTGGGCGATCTGCTCGCCGAGCAGGTGTCTGCGGAATTCCTCGACGAAATCGAACGCGTCCGTACCACCGCCATTTCGCGGCGCGAGAGCGATGCGCCGCCTTCCACGTTGAGCGAACAACTCACCGGGCGCGCGCCGCGCGATGCCGAGGCGCTGGTGCGCGCCTTCAGCACCTATTTCCAAGTTGTCAACATCGCCGAGCGCGTGCATCGCATCCGCCGCCGCCGCGATTACCAGCGCAGCGGTACCGACACCCCGCAGCCCGATGGCCTGCACGATGCATTGCGCCGGCTCAAGGCGCAGGGCGTGACCCTGGACGAACTCAGCCACTGGCTGCCGCGCATCGATGTGGAGCCGGTGTTCACCGCACATCCCACCGAGGCGGTGCGCCGCGCGCTGCTGGAAAAAGAACAGCTGATGGTCGCCAGCCTGGTCGATAACCTGGACGGCATGCGCACGCCCAACGAGCGCGCCAGCGATGCGGCGCGCTTCCGCATGGCCTTGACCGCCTCCTGGCAGACCGCCGACTCCTCGCCGGTGCGGCCCACCGTGGACGACGAGCGCGAGCATGTGGGCTTCTATCTCACCCAGGTGCTCTACCGCGTCATCCCGGTGATGTACGAAACCCTGGAACACGCCATCGAAGAAACCTACGGCAGCGTGCCGCCGCTGCCGCGCCTGCTGCGGTTCGGCACCTGGGTGGGCGGGGACATGGATGGCAATCCCAACGTGGATGCCGCCACCATCGCCGGCACCCTGGATGCGCAGCGCCGCGCGGTGCTGGACCGTTACCAGAAGGAACTCTGGCAACTGGCCAGCCTGCTCAGCCAGTCGACCACGCTGGTGCAGGTCAGCCCCGAGCTCACTGCGCAGCTGGAACGCTACCGCGCGCTGCTGCCGGAGGCCGCTGCCCGTTCGCGCCCGCGCCACGGCGACATGCCGTACCGCCTGCTCAATGATCTGATGCGTGCACGCCTGCAGGCCACGCTGGACGATGCCGACGGCGCCTACGCCGCACCATCCGAACTCGAACACGACCTGCAACTGATCCTGGACAGCCTGCAGGCCAACAAGGGTTTGCACGCCGGCTGGTTCGCAGTGCGCCGGCTGTTGTGGCGCGTGCGTAGCTTCGGGTTTCATCTGGCGCGGCTGGATGTGCGCCAGGAATCGAGCGTGCATGCGCGCGCGGTGGCCGATGCGCTGGGCCAGGGCGACTGGGACGGGCAGGATGCGACCCAGCGCGCCGCCGTGCTCGGCCCGTATGCCGCCGGCGAACAGGCGCTGCCGCGGGTGGACGACGACGGCAACACGCGGCTGGACGCGGTGTTCGCCGCGCTCGCCGATGCCCGCACGCGCCACGGCGCCGATGCGCTGGGCAGCTACATCATCTCGATGGCGCACAACCGCGCCGACGTGCTCACCGTGCTGGCGCTGGCGCGCCGCGGCGGGCTGGTCGACGACGCCGGTGCGGTGCCGCTGGACATCGTGCCGCTGTTCGAAACCGTGGACGATCTGCGTGGCGGTACCGGCACCGTGCAGGACCTGCTGGCCGACCCGGTGTATCGCCAGCATCTGGCCGCGCGCGGCGATACGCAGATGGTGATGCTGGGCTATTCGGACAGCGGCAAGGATGGTGGCATTGCCGCCTCGCGCTGGGGCCTGCAACGCGCCCAGGTGGAATTGCTGGAAGCCGCTGCCGATCTGGGCGTGCGGCTGACGTTTTTCCACGGCCGCGGCGGCTCGATCGCCCGCGGCGGCGGCAAGACCAGCCGCGCGCTGGATGCCGCCCCGCGCGGCAGCGTGGATGGCCGCCTGCGCGTCACCGAGCAGGGCGAGGTGATCCACCGCAAGTACGGCATCCGTGCGTTGGCGCTGCGCTCGCTGGAGCAGATGACCGGTGCGGTGCTGTTGTCCAGCCTGCGCCCGCGTGCGCCGGAACCGCGCGAGGATCGCTGGCGGCCGGTGATGGATCTGGTCGCCGAGCGCAGCACGGTGGCCTACCGCGCCTTTGTCGGCGCGCCGGATTTCATGCAGTACTTCCGCCTGGCCACGCCGATCGATGTGATCGAACGCATGACGCTGGGCTCGCGGCCCTCGCGCCGGCTGGGCCAGGATGCGGCGCTGTCGAACCTGCGTGCGATCCCGTGGGTGTTCGCGTGGAGCCAGGCGCGTGCGGTGATTCCGGGCTGGTATGGCGTGGGCAGCGGGCTGCAGGCCGCGGTGGATGCCGGGCACGAAGACAGCTTGCGCGAGATGGCGCAGGACTGGCCGTTCTTCCGCACGTTTCTGGACGACATCGCCATGGTGTTGTCCAAGGGCGATCTGAATATCGCCGAGTTGTTCTCGCGCTTGTCCGGCGACCTGCACACGCGGTTTTTCCCGCAGATCCGCGACGAACTGGCGCTGACCAAGGGCTGGGTCAAGGCGCTGCTGCAGCAACAGTCGCTGTTGCAGCACGACCCACGGCTGGCCTTGTCGATCCGCCTGCGCAACCCGTATATCGACCCGATCAGCGTGCTGCAGGTGGACCTGCTGCAGCGCTGGCGGGCCACCGATGGCGAAGACGAGGAACTGCTGCGCGCGCTGGTCGCCTGCGTCAACGGCGTCTCGCAAGGGGTGCAGAACACCGGCTGA
- a CDS encoding DUF4105 domain-containing protein, with product MTPATRAVIGRWALRVALLLAATWGALAIYFALTGNALVRIGWVASWCAMALAAVWGLRRGRENWALVGIFGAAFVALAVSWGLMQPSQDRDWADDVAQRLRPEVHGNSVTLHNVRNFDWQSETRYVPRWETRQYDLDRLVSADLALSYWMGPAIAHTLVSFGFDDGSHVVFSLEIRKERGESFSALGGFFRSFEETLVAADERDILRVRTNVRGEDMYLYRLAIPKAGLRRMFMGYIELANDLDRKPAFYNTLTSNCTTIVFALVRQLRPTLPLDHRLLLSGYADAYAYDHQGLMPGYDFATLKQRGHFTARAIAADDAADFSERIRAGMPQAPAPGAAASAAQ from the coding sequence ATGACACCGGCCACCCGCGCGGTCATCGGCCGCTGGGCATTGCGCGTGGCGCTGCTGCTGGCCGCGACCTGGGGCGCATTGGCGATCTATTTCGCGCTCACCGGCAATGCGCTGGTGCGCATCGGCTGGGTGGCCTCGTGGTGCGCGATGGCGCTGGCCGCCGTGTGGGGCCTGCGCCGTGGCCGCGAGAACTGGGCCCTGGTGGGTATCTTCGGTGCGGCATTCGTGGCGTTGGCGGTGTCGTGGGGGCTGATGCAGCCCAGCCAGGACCGCGACTGGGCCGACGATGTCGCCCAGCGTCTGCGCCCGGAGGTGCACGGCAACAGCGTGACCCTGCACAACGTGCGCAACTTCGACTGGCAGAGCGAAACCAGGTACGTCCCGCGCTGGGAAACCCGCCAGTACGATCTGGATCGGCTGGTCAGCGCCGACCTGGCCTTGTCGTACTGGATGGGCCCGGCGATCGCGCACACGCTGGTGTCGTTCGGTTTCGACGACGGCTCGCACGTGGTGTTTTCGCTGGAAATCCGCAAGGAGCGCGGCGAGTCGTTCTCGGCGCTGGGCGGCTTCTTTCGCAGTTTCGAAGAAACCCTGGTGGCCGCCGACGAGCGCGACATCCTGCGCGTGCGCACCAACGTGCGCGGCGAGGACATGTACCTGTATCGCCTGGCGATTCCCAAGGCCGGGTTGCGCCGGATGTTCATGGGTTATATCGAGCTGGCCAACGATCTGGATCGCAAGCCGGCCTTCTACAACACGCTGACCAGCAACTGCACCACGATCGTGTTCGCCCTGGTCCGCCAGCTGCGGCCCACCCTGCCGCTGGATCACCGCCTGCTGCTGTCCGGCTATGCCGACGCATACGCCTACGATCACCAGGGCCTGATGCCCGGCTATGATTTCGCCACGCTGAAGCAGCGCGGCCATTTCACTGCGCGTGCGATCGCCGCCGATGACGCCGCGGATTTCTCCGAGCGCATCCGCGCCGGCATGCCCCAGGCACCCGCACCCGGCGCCGCGGCGAGCGCGGCCCAGTGA
- a CDS encoding esterase/lipase family protein — MVTVQSRNSGDYIAQTRGDVLSTGALSQSGSETLQVAGLQPKACRKQPLPCVQQLATVAGIGDERRLATQAELWTAHAIDLGGRNPAQMRDTAVQAWLEAARHAYAYLFFTARAPGARAFENRQTQVRDYYNYAVQQVVERLFARAQQAGQITPTPTAVGGWQVAIDTSAYRLPGGGNTPRAIFAASALRFDGLRSTYRRDGFGAELVAEVDPQVVGDPAGLAVQQAAAASTAPGRPLPTFSEMPYAPATLLLRFKGDSLDAVLRTDLVTVVPYDPYRQNEVVLHGQRVPLAANFTAAYGLWLAKSGFAAQSLRSMLGSARGIDRPHLYLMQPYDPNRRVLLMLHGLASSPEAWVNVANEVMGDETLRQHYQIWQVYYPTNAPIAVNRAQIQALVERSLQHFDPAGAAPASHGMVLIGHSMGGVIGRLLVSASGEHLWNALLQDYRLEGERGARVRAKLAPLLHFSPMPQIDRAIFIAAPHRGTPLAEGGLGRFVGRMVRLPIALLDRFSDVLQDLANSEREGQGGPPRRKGRLLPPTSIDNLRDTDPFVRATMGLPISLQVRYHTIVGREKPQVPLADSDDGLVPYRSAHLDGAASELVVTSWHSVQETPQAILEIRRILHAQLQAGAGELPAPLPPPEPASANL; from the coding sequence ATGGTCACGGTGCAATCGCGCAACAGCGGCGACTACATCGCGCAGACGCGTGGCGATGTGCTCAGCACCGGTGCACTCAGTCAATCCGGCAGCGAGACCCTGCAGGTGGCCGGCCTGCAACCCAAGGCCTGCCGCAAGCAGCCGCTGCCCTGCGTGCAGCAATTGGCCACGGTGGCGGGCATCGGCGACGAGCGCCGCCTGGCTACGCAAGCCGAGCTGTGGACAGCGCATGCGATCGACCTGGGCGGCCGCAACCCGGCACAGATGCGCGACACGGCGGTGCAAGCCTGGCTGGAAGCCGCGCGGCATGCCTATGCCTACCTGTTTTTCACTGCGCGTGCGCCCGGTGCACGCGCCTTCGAAAACCGCCAGACCCAGGTGCGCGACTACTACAACTACGCCGTGCAGCAGGTGGTCGAACGCCTGTTCGCGCGCGCGCAACAGGCCGGCCAGATCACCCCGACACCCACCGCCGTCGGCGGCTGGCAGGTCGCCATCGACACGTCTGCGTATCGGTTGCCGGGCGGCGGCAACACACCGCGCGCGATCTTTGCGGCGTCGGCATTACGCTTTGACGGATTGCGCAGCACGTATCGACGCGACGGCTTCGGCGCCGAGCTGGTGGCCGAAGTGGACCCGCAGGTGGTCGGCGACCCGGCCGGCCTGGCCGTGCAGCAGGCTGCGGCCGCCAGCACCGCGCCCGGGCGTCCGCTGCCGACCTTCAGCGAAATGCCATATGCACCGGCAACGCTGCTGTTGCGCTTCAAGGGCGACAGCCTGGATGCGGTGCTGCGCACCGATCTGGTGACGGTGGTGCCGTACGACCCGTACCGCCAGAACGAGGTGGTGCTGCACGGCCAGCGTGTGCCGCTGGCGGCCAACTTCACTGCGGCCTACGGGCTGTGGCTGGCCAAGTCGGGCTTTGCCGCGCAGTCGTTGCGGTCCATGCTGGGCAGCGCACGCGGCATCGATCGCCCGCATCTGTATCTGATGCAGCCCTACGACCCCAACCGGCGTGTGCTGCTGATGCTGCACGGGCTGGCCAGCAGCCCGGAGGCCTGGGTCAATGTGGCCAACGAGGTGATGGGCGATGAAACCCTGCGCCAGCACTATCAGATCTGGCAGGTGTATTACCCGACCAACGCGCCGATTGCGGTCAATCGTGCGCAGATCCAGGCGCTGGTGGAACGCAGCCTGCAGCACTTCGACCCGGCCGGCGCCGCCCCCGCCTCGCACGGCATGGTGTTGATCGGCCACAGCATGGGCGGGGTGATCGGACGCCTGCTGGTGTCCGCGTCCGGTGAGCACCTCTGGAATGCGCTGCTGCAGGACTATCGGCTGGAAGGCGAACGCGGTGCGCGCGTGCGCGCCAAGCTGGCGCCCTTGCTGCACTTTTCGCCGATGCCGCAGATCGACCGCGCCATCTTCATCGCTGCGCCGCATCGCGGTACGCCGCTTGCCGAGGGCGGGTTGGGGCGCTTCGTCGGCCGCATGGTCCGCCTGCCGATCGCCTTGCTGGACCGGTTCAGCGATGTGCTGCAGGACCTCGCCAACAGCGAACGCGAAGGGCAGGGCGGGCCGCCGCGTCGCAAGGGCCGCCTGTTGCCGCCGACCAGCATCGACAACCTGCGCGATACCGACCCGTTCGTGCGCGCCACGATGGGCCTGCCGATCTCTTTGCAGGTGCGCTACCACACCATCGTGGGCCGCGAAAAACCGCAGGTACCGCTGGCCGACTCCGACGATGGCCTGGTGCCGTACCGCAGCGCACATCTGGACGGCGCCGCGTCCGAACTGGTGGTCACCTCCTGGCACAGCGTGCAGGAAACGCCACAGGCCATCCTGGAGATCCGTCGCATCCTGCATGCGCAGTTGCAGGCCGGAGCTGGTGAATTACCTGCACCGCTACCACCGCCGGAGCCCGCGTCCGCCAACTTGTGA